The Belonocnema kinseyi isolate 2016_QV_RU_SX_M_011 chromosome 10, B_treatae_v1, whole genome shotgun sequence genome has a window encoding:
- the LOC117181931 gene encoding pickpocket protein 11-like: MVDLEKGRAILGHAKPVDRGDPCKHLHLQNMRLLFLKQFLENSSIHGFKHLVQTRDCHWIERLFWIIICGLSWYGCAVIIVSLFDEFINRPLAITAETSYLNWVTPFPTLVLCTSFSKEANEYAVKIIDSRGSNGRRFSTKLLMGEGYVEELDGVLTAEDLISIYSKAKVNCSNIFSECTWNGRSFNCCDEFGLLESPAGFCYMLNSVHTRLSNEQSRIKFIVNRVSRQAYLSVNFTDQFSNWFRKPELKVYFLNNYDIPTLTSGDNKIVKKDGMITGIDFTIEDIVNDEGVKSLSPDKRECRFSDENDHNSIYKHYSYEGCIIDLTIKHMLGKCGCVSFRYPRKAHMRVCNMTEMGCILNLKEKSGLAERECLPDCDGSFIHAYAWKSPQRDSKVGGLRIKLLSTPFVRFRRYIVHSTLDLIGIYNSIL; the protein is encoded by the exons CAAGCACCTCCATCTCCAAAACATGAGGCTACtatttttgaaacagtttttggaaaattcaagtattcatgGATTCAAACATCTAGTTCAGACGAGGGATTGTCACTGGATTGAACg ATTATTTTGGATTATCATTTGTGGTTTGAGTTGGTACGGGTGCGCAGTAATTATTGTAAGTTTATTCGACGAGTTCATCAATCGGCCCCTTGCTATTACCGCTGAAACATCTTATCTCAACTGGGTAACTCCATTTCCAACTTTGGTACTGTGCACTTCGTTTTCGAAAGAAGCGAATGAGTATGCAGTCAA AATAATCGATAGTCGTGGGTCAAACGGACGAAGATTCAGCACAAAATTGCTTATGGGAGAGGGTTACGTTGAGGAGCTTGATGGCGTATTAACTGCGGaggatttaatttcaatatacagCAAA GCAAAGGTGAATTGTTCAAATATATTTTCGGAATGCACATGGAATGGAAGATCTTTCAACTGCTGTGACGAATTTGGTTTGCTCGAAAGTCCTGCAGGATTCTGCTACATGCTCAACTCTGTCCACACGAGACTCTCGAATGAGCAGTCTCGGATCAAATTCATCGTCAATCGTGTATCAAGACAAGCCTATCTCTCTGTTAATTTTACAGACCAGTTTAGCAATTGGTTCCGCAAACCAGAATTGAAA gtttactttttaaacaattacgacaTACCCACTCTCACGTCTGGTGACAACAAGATAGTGAAAAAAGACGGTATGATAACTGGAATTGATTTTACTATTGAGGATATAGTTAATGATGAAGGTGTGAAGAGTTTATCGCCCGATAAACGCGAATGTCGGTTTTCGGATGAAAATGACCACAATTCTATATACAAACATTACAGTTATGAGGGCTGTATAATTGAT TTGACTATTAAGCATATGCTAGGAAAGTGTGGATGTGTAAGTTTTCGGTATCCCCGCAAAGCACATATGAGGGTCTGTAACATGACAGAAATGGGCTGTAtcctgaatttaaaagaaaaatcaggaTTGGCCGAACGCGAGTGTTTGCCTGACTGCGATGGCTCCTTCATCCATGCGTACGCATGGAAAAGTCCGCAGCGGGATTCGAAAGTGGGAGGTTTACGCATAAAGCTACTCTCAACGCCTTTTGTGCGCTTCCGTCGATACATTGTCCACAGTACATTGGACTTAATAGGTATCTATAATTCTATATTGTAA